From the genome of Rhinatrema bivittatum chromosome 11, aRhiBiv1.1, whole genome shotgun sequence:
TGAAAAGATCGCTTTGGAGCATTTGAGGCAGAAActatttctgttttgcttttttttttttctttcttttaacttcTAATTGCAGGATGAATTGCAGCCCCTACGGAGATCAGAAAGGTCTAAACATTTTAACTAAGATTATtggaataaatattttataaagagcAGAGCAGATATTAAATTACAACTATTGATCTTTGCATCGCAACCCAGTTCCACTTCTTAACCCCCCTCTAAGACTAATTGATCTCTTAAGGAGGTAAGAATTCGGAGACACCGCGAATAAAACTGAAATCGCAACCGTGCGAAAATCGCAACCTTAAACTTCACGGACCGGCGCCGGAAAAGAGCCGCTACCGCTGGAAACAAGCAAGAAATCGAAGGGACGAGAGGAAATAAATCATCAGGGTGGGAAAGCGTTTGAAGTTCCCCGAAAGCTCGGGCTGGGCATGCGGAGGCAGAGCGGGTCCCAGCGCATTGTCCTCCCTGGCTGCATGGGATCTCCCGGGCCGTGCAATCACCTGCACCCTCAATGCAGGGAGCCAGATTCATGGAGCCCTAAGAAATGCACAGGGGAGCGAAGGGCACGCGGCTGGGCTCGAGGCCCCCGGCGCTTTAAAGGCGCAGCCACATCAGAATTAAGAAAATCAAACTGACTGCAGCCACTTCGTCTAACTGTAGTCTCCCTACATATTATTCCATTGCGTGGACTGCAATGCCCCCTGACCGCTTTGAATAGCCTCTGTTCATTTAACTATTCGTGCTCTGCATAATATTATACCCACAAGTCAAAACCTGCGTTTTCTTTGACAAGACAATACTTTTAACTACAAATACTAGCACAGGACTGGGCTCAGAGAGTTTCCACAGATGCCTAGAAATGAAGGCCATCCAACAAGTTGTAGGAGATCCCCTTTTATTACATGTAACTTACTACATTTGAGACTAGCTTGGGAGACAGGTCCTCTTTTCAGACGTCAGTGCAGCTCCTGACACATTCACAAAACATAAGACTCTAAAACATTAAgtacatttctttttaaaaatcctccGCATACTCAGTAATATGCTCCCTCTTTTTCGCGGATAGTCTTCTTTTCAAACCACAGTGatctgactaaaaaaaaaaaataataatgcaaaGGCAGAACCCACCCAGCCTAACAAAGGATACAGTTTCCTGATGGGATGAGCTGCTTCCCGATTTCGCATCTGCGAATTAAAACAAACacaagtaaatgaaaaaaaaaaaaaaactccccatAAAAAAGCGAACGGCTGAAAAGAATACACTACGGCAATAGGTGATCGGAATATTGGTGGTGGTCGTTTGGAGAGGGGCGGGACGgctataaaaagtaaaaaaaaaaaaaaaaaaagcccctggaCGGATCCTGGAGGGCTCGGGATAGattttggtggggtttttttttttttttttgcagtcggGTTAGGACCACCTTAAGCGCGAGCGCCCGCCCCGGAGCCTGCCTCGCGCCGATTGGCGGAGAGCTAATGGCAGGAATTGATTGCTGAAATGCAAAACTTGTTGCTGCTTCTCTGGCAGGGCGAGCGGAGGGAGAGCCTGAGCTCACGTTGAATTCCTCCTGCCGGAGGGACGGAGTGGCCGCGCAATAAACACCGGGCTTGGTTTGCttgctccttccccccccccccccggtgacgAGAGGAGCGTGCAAGGGATCTTCCCGGGCGGCCGTCGGTACCGTTCCCCTATTACCCCTCCTCGACCACCTCCCCCGCTCCCGAGCAAAGGATCGGGACCCTGCTtctcgggggtttttttttttgttttcctctacCCATCTCTTACTGCTTGGAaagccgaggaggaggaggaggagagaggggtggGCAGAGCCCGGCAGCGACCGCCGAGCCTCCGTGCACCGGGGGCCGGCGCGGATCACCTGCCCCGGGACGTTCAGTGACCTCCCCCGCCTTGTTACGCGTCGGTCGGGGGCGGGGAGCTGACGGGGTTCCCCCCCCGGGCAGGACGGAGGGAAGGATGCACGTGAGAAGGAAAGGCGGCGCGCCGGAGAGGCTCCACCAGCTGGCGGGATAGAGGCTCCGGGAGCGGGGCGAGGCGAGGCTGCAGCGCTGCCCGGGAGCATTGCTGTCTCCTCCGGGCGCGTCCCCCAGCCACTGGCGCCGGTTTGCAGGAAGAGGCGCGGATCGGGCTCTCTTTGGCCCCTCTCGCTCGGCGGCTCTTTCCCGGGATTTGGTGCTCAGATCGGAGCCGTTTGACCGAGAGGGCAGCCAGGATTTCGCGTTTGGACGACTTCgggatttttattattattattattattttttttaaatgaagaatCCAAGTTGGACTTGAACGTAAGCAAATAACTGTCACTGAGCTTTTTGTTTTCTGAActtttctaatcatttttttCAGGACTAGACTTCTATATTTACCTGGtgctctttttcattttctttcttttggagGGGAACGCTTCAGATCTTAATGAGAGAAGAAcatgaaaacatttatttatgaaATGACAAAAGAGGCTGTATTAAATTACAAAATGTGAGCTTTTGTCTAGGGAAGtttttgtgtattttgttttgaaaagacaCTGCAAGGACTTTGTAAACTGGCTGGATTTTTAACtgcttggattttatttttcttgtgtaTGTTCCCTGTGCCGTTcctgtaagctttttttttttttgttttttttttaatcattattatttttgctatattctTCTGGGAGACAGACCTGGTCTATTAGAGTAGCACCTCCAGGGGGCTGGGCTGTCATGCCTTATTGATCCCTTTGGGAAGTATGTTTGGACTGGAACAGTTTGAGCCTCAGATCAATAGCAGAAACGTTGGCCAAGGCGAGAGGAACTTTAACCAGCCTGGACTAAATATGAGTTCCCATTTCAAAAACCCAGCTTTCCACTCCGGGGGTCCTGCTGGCACTGTGGATCCTGCCATTAAAACTCTGAATGAGCCCCCCATGCTCACCATGAATATGAATTTAAATGGGGAGCCATATGGGTTTCATGTAAGAGGACATTCGGACATCCATGCAGGAGCCATGCTGCCACAGCCCGTTCATGGGTTTTTCAGTAACCAACAGCCTCATCACGGGCACCCGAGTGCTCACCCTCCTCATCCTCCCCAGCATCATCCGCACTTCAGTGGCAGCTTTGGTGGGCCGGATCCCAGCGCATCTTGCTTGCATGGTGGTCGACTCATGAACTACAACAGCAACCTCGGGAGCCAGCAGGCTTTTGGGGAGGGGTATGATCACATGGCAGAAAATCAAGGAGGGGAAGGGTTTGGACAGCAGAGGCCAAGTAATATGGCAGATTTTCAGCACCCTAATTCTACTGCCTCTAACCATGCGGTCCCTGCACCTTGCCTCCCCCTGGATCAGTCCCCGAACCGTGCTGCCTCATTCCATGGGCTTCCCTCGTCCAGCTCCTCGGATTCTCACAGCCTAGAACAGAGACGGATTCAGAATCAAGGAGGCGTTGAATCATTGGAATACAGTTACCCAAACGATGGGCCTCCAGGTCCCTTTGATATGCCAGTGTTTTCTCCCTCTGAATCGGATGGCCAGCTTCCTCATCACTATGGGGCTGGCAGGCAGGTTCCCGGTGGCAGCTTTCCTGGCACTGTTTTGCCCAGAACTTCAGGCATAGTGGGAATGTCAAAAGTCcacccacagcagcagcagcatggtgtATTCTTTGAAAGGTTTGGAGGTGCTCGTAAGATGTCTGTGGGCATGGAGCCTGGAGTTAATGCCAGACATCCTataatgcagcagcagcagcagacaggtTTACTTGCCAGACAAAACTCCTGTCCGCCAGCAATTCCTAGGCAACAGCAAACAGAAGCCAATACTCCTAACCCCAGCTTGCAGGACAATGGGCCAATAATGCAGAACCAGCATGCACAGTTTGAATACCCTATTCATAGACTGGAGAATAGGAATATGAATCCGTACACAGATGCTGTGTTTAATATGCAGCAGCCTCAACAACCACCAAATCAAAGACTGCAACATTTTGATGCTCCTTACATGAATGTTGCTAAAAGGCCTAGGTTTGACTTCTCAAGTAGTCATAATGTGGACAGCTGTGCGACGTGGAATAACAACAGCATGCATaacccaggtatggagaaccatCTGTCGCCCTCTGCTTATCCTGGTCTTCCCGGTGAATTTACTCCCCCAGTCCCTGAAAGCTTTCCTGCTGGTCCTCCTCTTCAGCACCCAGGCCCAGATCACCAGTCCATCCAACAGCGCCAAAATGCAGCAATGATGATCAAGCAAATGGCTTCCAGGAACCAGCAGCAAAGAATGCGGCAGCCCAGTCTTCAGCAGCTGGGTCACCATGGGGATGTCAGTCAGAGCATTGTACATGGAGGtcaggttggaaatgggtctcAGCCGAACTTTGAGCGAGAAAATGGGGGGAGAATGGCCAGCTTTGAACCCACAAATCCACACATGGCTCAGGAAAATGCTTGGTTTGCAGGCCCCCCTGCACCTGGCAATATGCTCCAAAGGCGAATTGGGTCCAGTTTGCCCGCTGATGCCACCTCCCATGATATGAGTTTGCAGCAGAATGGATCAAATCTATTGTTCAGGGCAGGTGTTAACGGGATGGGGATGCAGGAGCCTCTGCGGATGGCAGGAGAAGGGCACGGGCAGGCCTTGCACTCTCCTGGAATGCATTCGCAGTTTGGCACCAACATGGGCAATCTTTCCCAGATGCAGTCTCCTGGTGGTGGGGTAGGCCTTCCCACTGCGCCCTCGGATAGGAGAGCGCCTGCTGACTTTGCAGGACCCCCTATGGGCGGGCAGCCGGGTTTCCCATTTGCTGCTTCCAGCAGACAGGCAGCGCCACATAGCAATGCTGCTGGCGTTAACACTTCTCCAGGCTCCTATCCACCGCAGGCGGACTTCCAGGCTAGTCAGCGCTCTGCGGCCAGCAAGTTAGGGGCCCTCTCTCTGGGGTCATTCAGCAAACCTAATTCAAAAGAGAGCATGTTTGGACAAAGCTGTCTAGCTGCTCTTTCAACTGCTTGTCAGAATATGATTGCCAGCTTAGGTGCCCCAAACCTCAATGTAACTTTTAACAAGAAAAACCAAACTGAAGGCAAAAGGAAGCTAAGCCAAACAGAAGGTGATCTAACTAACAATG
Proteins encoded in this window:
- the MN1 gene encoding transcriptional activator MN1 produces the protein MFGLEQFEPQINSRNVGQGERNFNQPGLNMSSHFKNPAFHSGGPAGTVDPAIKTLNEPPMLTMNMNLNGEPYGFHVRGHSDIHAGAMLPQPVHGFFSNQQPHHGHPSAHPPHPPQHHPHFSGSFGGPDPSASCLHGGRLMNYNSNLGSQQAFGEGYDHMAENQGGEGFGQQRPSNMADFQHPNSTASNHAVPAPCLPLDQSPNRAASFHGLPSSSSSDSHSLEQRRIQNQGGVESLEYSYPNDGPPGPFDMPVFSPSESDGQLPHHYGAGRQVPGGSFPGTVLPRTSGIVGMSKVHPQQQQHGVFFERFGGARKMSVGMEPGVNARHPIMQQQQQTGLLARQNSCPPAIPRQQQTEANTPNPSLQDNGPIMQNQHAQFEYPIHRLENRNMNPYTDAVFNMQQPQQPPNQRLQHFDAPYMNVAKRPRFDFSSSHNVDSCATWNNNSMHNPGMENHLSPSAYPGLPGEFTPPVPESFPAGPPLQHPGPDHQSIQQRQNAAMMIKQMASRNQQQRMRQPSLQQLGHHGDVSQSIVHGGQVGNGSQPNFERENGGRMASFEPTNPHMAQENAWFAGPPAPGNMLQRRIGSSLPADATSHDMSLQQNGSNLLFRAGVNGMGMQEPLRMAGEGHGQALHSPGMHSQFGTNMGNLSQMQSPGGGVGLPTAPSDRRAPADFAGPPMGGQPGFPFAASSRQAAPHSNAAGVNTSPGSYPPQADFQASQRSAASKLGALSLGSFSKPNSKESMFGQSCLAALSTACQNMIASLGAPNLNVTFNKKNQTEGKRKLSQTEGDLTNNAGNNTGSEYFPNGSSQNGAGNGSSKAAGQGGVTQPTPGETSLSPSYSIEATPGNDGKLVTGGGRGRGRRKRDSGHVSPGNFFDKYSADSGTAVVSPGQQGQPPHVGEHGGTPHDKTLTSPSWGKGNDLLLSDQSDLMSSLDSGIQSVTKSDSSSPHVDFPDDVSTNYGNEDEVSSSSDNNTSKPNRSPLVTGSPKIQRGEHGLVNGQKPMGLNLLNNTTSTPDSYGLSSTAGGHPSTPGMEQVRTPTSTSTQDEIHPLEILQAQIQLQRQQFSISEDQPLGMKNKKTECAGQNGDNELSSCCSDNVKNAMSTIDLDTLMAEHNSTWYMPNEKSLMEGQEDEKSMAPWEETKPQNPNKEVHDLPQNKTSAAAQTSSHLQCLSVHCTDDIGEAKGRTPVPTWRSLHSDISNRFGTFVAALT